Proteins co-encoded in one Bacteroidales bacterium genomic window:
- a CDS encoding tetratricopeptide repeat protein gives MKRICFFLVLFFFAFLGSSFSQNARQYMKAGKEFLKNAHYADAIVQFTKAIELSPTDEEAYLGRAEAYEKSEQLNEAAEDYVRAFSFRPKDETVAFNAGRLYYTLKKYRESAQWMDKVLQIKPKHPEAIDYKIKALYALRDYQKLTEACRAALALKENAEYAYLSGIALDSMGQGMQAQAKYQQAISLLNTYVDAYISLAGLQLRMNQADAAMETINKALKIDPNSVESYIVRSRIYQSKLEYPSAINDLSKAILINPNNSNLYYMRAMYYKSFTQFQNAISDFNKVLLMEPGNVDALRERAGCFEEIGDKKSAVKDYETLVALVAKSEIRPTWLDGIKSKLFELKRENEKPLLRLIDPLPVAKGVITAPRNVNEIKISGEITDQSDISTVTVNYEKIPVEVADGKVTFSVPVALNDSVIVISAMDVYNNTMVEKITVQRTEVDPPIVTLLAPYASDDGQIYLDSDDPNLYVEGNIKDESPIKSILIEGVSASYRPNDPNPSFAATVNIFNKNSITVTATDIYGNTRELQYKLNREAASISSDNPMGKTWAVFIENSDYTSFASLEGPTKDVSMMRAALAKYSVHNVIQKKNMTKKDMERFFAIELRDLVRSNRVNSLLIWYAGHGKFINETGYWIPVDAARDDEFTYYNINSLRAALQSYTNLTHILLVTDACESGPTFYQAMRSAPEIRSCNDWQATKFRSSQVFSSAGYELAVDNSQFTKTFANTLVNNPNSCIPIELIVNKVTQAVVRNNQQKPQFGKIAGLTDENGTFFFILKR, from the coding sequence AGGCTTATGAAAAGTCGGAGCAGTTGAATGAAGCGGCAGAAGATTATGTCCGGGCCTTTTCCTTCAGGCCAAAAGATGAAACGGTGGCATTCAATGCCGGACGGTTGTATTATACGTTGAAAAAGTATCGTGAATCAGCCCAGTGGATGGACAAGGTTTTGCAGATCAAGCCCAAGCATCCCGAAGCCATTGATTATAAAATCAAAGCCTTGTATGCTTTGCGGGACTATCAGAAGCTGACGGAGGCCTGCCGGGCCGCTCTGGCTTTGAAGGAAAATGCGGAATATGCCTATCTGTCTGGAATTGCCCTCGACAGCATGGGGCAGGGAATGCAGGCTCAGGCCAAATACCAGCAGGCAATTTCGTTGCTGAATACGTATGTGGATGCGTATATTTCTCTGGCAGGGCTGCAACTCAGGATGAACCAGGCCGATGCCGCCATGGAAACCATCAACAAAGCCCTGAAGATTGATCCGAACAGCGTTGAATCCTATATAGTAAGAAGCCGGATTTACCAGTCAAAACTGGAATACCCGAGTGCCATCAACGACCTGTCGAAGGCTATTCTGATCAACCCTAACAACAGCAATTTGTATTACATGCGGGCCATGTATTACAAAAGTTTCACCCAGTTTCAGAATGCGATAAGCGATTTCAACAAAGTTTTGCTGATGGAACCGGGAAATGTGGATGCACTGCGCGAAAGGGCCGGATGTTTTGAGGAAATCGGCGATAAAAAATCTGCTGTCAAGGATTATGAAACCCTGGTGGCACTGGTAGCGAAAAGTGAGATACGGCCAACGTGGCTGGATGGAATAAAAAGCAAACTGTTTGAACTGAAAAGGGAAAACGAAAAACCTTTACTGCGTCTTATTGATCCGTTGCCGGTTGCAAAGGGGGTAATTACGGCTCCCAGAAATGTCAATGAAATTAAGATCTCGGGTGAAATCACTGATCAGAGCGACATAAGCACTGTTACGGTGAATTATGAAAAAATACCCGTTGAAGTGGCCGATGGAAAGGTCACCTTTTCTGTTCCCGTGGCCCTTAATGATTCAGTGATTGTCATCAGTGCCATGGATGTTTACAACAACACCATGGTGGAAAAAATCACTGTGCAGCGCACGGAAGTTGATCCGCCGATTGTAACACTGCTTGCTCCCTATGCATCGGATGACGGGCAGATCTACCTTGATTCCGATGATCCCAATCTGTATGTTGAAGGAAACATTAAGGACGAAAGCCCGATTAAGTCGATTCTGATCGAAGGTGTATCTGCCAGCTACCGCCCCAATGATCCGAATCCTTCCTTTGCCGCCACTGTGAATATTTTTAACAAAAATTCCATTACGGTAACAGCCACTGACATTTACGGCAACACGAGGGAATTGCAATATAAGTTAAATCGGGAGGCGGCCAGTATTTCTTCTGATAATCCCATGGGGAAAACCTGGGCTGTATTCATTGAGAATTCTGATTATACCAGTTTTGCCAGCCTGGAGGGGCCAACCAAGGATGTAAGCATGATGAGGGCTGCTCTTGCCAAATACAGCGTTCATAATGTCATTCAGAAGAAGAACATGACAAAGAAAGACATGGAAAGGTTCTTTGCCATTGAACTGCGCGATCTGGTAAGAAGTAACCGGGTTAATTCCCTGCTGATATGGTATGCAGGCCACGGGAAATTTATCAATGAAACAGGGTACTGGATTCCAGTGGATGCAGCAAGGGACGATGAATTTACATACTACAACATTAATTCTCTCCGGGCGGCCTTGCAGTCCTATACGAACCTGACGCACATTCTGCTGGTTACTGATGCCTGCGAATCAGGCCCTACCTTCTATCAGGCCATGCGGTCGGCTCCGGAAATCAGAAGTTGCAACGACTGGCAGGCAACCAAATTCCGTTCAAGCCAGGTGTTTTCTTCAGCCGGTTATGAACTGGCCGTTGACAACAGTCAGTTTACTAAAACTTTTGCCAATACCCTGGTCAACAATCCCAACTCCTGCATTCCTATAGAGCTGATTGTCAATAAGGTTACGCAGGCTGTTGTTAGAAACAACCAACAGAAGCCCCAGTTTGGGAAGATCGCCGGATTGACCGATGAAAACGGCACCTTTTTCTTCATTCTTAAGCGATGA